Sequence from the Mustelus asterias chromosome X, sMusAst1.hap1.1, whole genome shotgun sequence genome:
ATGGAGATTTTTGCCACATTCCAGCTGGTGTTCACGATATTTGCCATGGATGATCATCGGCGTAGGGAAGTGGGAGAATCTGGTAGTCTGGCAATAGCGTTCAGTCTGACAGCAGGAATCCTGGCATCGGTAAGAAGAACAAATGTCTGCTacgtttttaaaaaagagtctttctcagagttacaaagttaCTGTGCATGACACATAAAAATTTCCTCTATAATGAATGACAGAGGGAAATTTGTCCTTACTACACAATGGACCAATTTTCGATTCAATAGTAATAAGTAGGCCCCATTATTTTGTGCTTTTAGAAGCCGACTCCCATTAAGTTCAACACCTAAGCTGTAAATATCCGTTAAAACCATAGGACAGCTCAAGATCAAGCAGATTGAAGATATAGCTTGACCCCTAATTCAACCTTAAAGGGCACTATATGGTCCGTGCACTGTGCAGTTACACTATCTCAGCAGCAAGGGACACATGAAATCAGATTGGGGCAACTCAATCTGGTCTCAGTACACATGAGCCCACAACACAAGTCTCCAAGCTGGCAATTGTACGTTGGGATGCCACAAGAATGGGTTATAGGAAATGAAAAATATTTCCGTGGTATGGTAGAAGCTGTCCTTCGAAAGCTGCGGAACTCTAACAAACATATTTTCAATTAACCAACAGTTTTAAGGCTTAAAACAAAGTAGTTCCTTTTAAATAttgagggcggaattctcccaaaaatattctaagtgttgaattcgcgggaaaactggagtaattcacgctgtttttttcagtgggagttcagactagaatttcCAACACTGCAGAGGCCACAGCATGAATATCACTAGATTTCAgcagtggggcctattcctgggaggctgaaaccagcaggactttgcgcatgcgcagtggccccgaactgtcagcctcccgtttgctggccagctcaatcatggccagcccgggacccctgcagtgctgccccctgCAACCACCCCACAGCCCGCGGAGCAGacagcgccagaaatccggcgctgggagacgctagcAAGGCCCGAACTCTTGCGGGAACCCCGCGAATCACACCCCCTCGAGCGATTCTCCaagcccgctgcactaaaaaattagtcatgatgtggagatgccggcgttggactggggtaaacgcagtaagagttttaacaacaccaggttaaagtccaacagctttatttggtagcaaatgccattagcttttggagcgctgctccttcgtcagatggctccatctgacgaaggagcagcgctccaaaagctaatggcatttgctaccaaataaacctgttggactttagcctggtgttagaACTCTtactaaaaaattagcgcagtgggatggAAGAATCACCCCCTTAGAGTTCCAAGGTGATTAAACATATGTTTGCTCTTTGAGTATGGGAACAATTCTGGGATTTGTCTGTGTTTCCTGTACAATCGCTAAAATATATAAAattgaatggggcggcacggtagcacagtggttagcagtgctgcctcacagcgccaggttcaattcccggcttgggtcactgtctgtgtggagtttgcacgttctccctgcgtctgcgtgggtttcctccgggtgctccggattccttccacagtccaagatgtctgggttaggtgaattggccatgctaaattgcccctcagtgtcagggggattagctaaggtaGATGTAtggtgttgtggggatagggtctgggtgggattgtgttcaatgcagactcgatgggccaaatggtccccttctgtaggattctatgattctaattttatTAATTCACGGTCCTACTATGGAGAGCGACAATGTGTATCAGGGACTCCAGGCAGGTTGTCCCCAAGACTGTCTGTTATGAACAGACATGTATCTGAATTTGTGACATGCACTGGGACCAGGCAAAGTGCCGCAACGGGAACACAAGTTTTCGGTCCCTTTAGCTCCATGAGAATCAGCGGGGGTTCACTGACTTCTGTGCTTATTTCCTGCAGGGTAAGTTCTCAGGAGGCAGCCTAAATCCCGCAAGATCTCTTGGACCAGCAATAATCACCGGATTCTGGGAACATCACTGGGTAAAACAAAGGTTTTCAATGCCCATTTCATATTCATATACAGATGCATTTTCATTTGTAAATGTCTTCACTGAAACCCTGTGGCCATTGCAAATGTTTTAATACAAGCTAGCAATAACATTTTCCAATTGGAATGGAAAAATAAAAGCTCCACTTGTGTGGTTAAAGGAATTCTGTGCGATAAGCACAATAATGGCTGCATCCTCAAATGTTCCAATAAAAACTATTCCTTTATCTTTATTTCTGAGATGTGTTTGGCACAGAAAGGTAGATTTCAAACATTTAATTCAGTATGGCTGCACAGTTTCTGAGGTAGAGGAAGTTCTAAGACACAGTAGGATAGATTTGCTGTATCCCATGATGTCCAAGTGGAAATTGTGCATTGTGAGTTATACACTTCAATGAACTAGTTAATGGATATTTCACTGTCGTggctatgttactggactagtaacctaGAGGTCTGGGCTAATAATCTGGAGAGCGTGAGCTCAGATCCCACAAGGGCTTTTTGAGAATTTGAACTCAGTTTAGAAAAACTGGAAATAAAAGGCTGTTATCAGTAaaggtgaccatgaagctgttggattgccctaaaaatccaactggttcgcAAATGTCCTTCAGAtaaggaaagctgccatcctcagctattctggcctaaatgtgactccagttccacatcaacatggttgactctgaaactgCCCTCGCGTGACTGATCAATTTGTATCAAATACAAGAGGTTCCACCATCATCTTCTAAGGGAAACTGGGGAATAGGATTTCCCACACACAAGCAAAAATCCTGAAGCAAGAATAGTGAAGTGCAACAATTAAAAATCCAGAAATAGCAAAAGAGCAGGAAAGCAAAAGTGAAAAAAGAGGCAAAAATGCAGCAAAGCAAAAGCACAGAAATGCAGCAAAGCAAACGTGCAGAAATGCAGCAAAGCAAACGTGCAGAAATGCAGCAAAGCAAAAAGCACAGCAATGCAGCAAAGCAGAAATGCAGCAAAGCAAATGTGCAGAAAAGCAAAATGTAGAAACTGAAAATGCAGCACGTAAAATGCAAAAATCAAGGATTAGAAAATTGAGCAAATGAAAATGCAATGGTACAGAGTACAGCAAACAAAATTCCAGAGATCAAAATCTGATCAAAATTCCAGAGATCAACACACTTTTTAAATACTCAGTTTTCCAAAGGCCAAGCATGGTCCTTTGTTGTCCACTTTCGAATGGTGAACCAAGCGCACAAAAACAATCCTGGtgcaaaaaaatcaaatcaatcaatcagGTAAATACTCTTAATTTGCACAGCAATCTGGGCTTCTCTGAAGTTCGCGTACATTTTCTATCAGAACAATTTGGACCACCTGGAAACCTAAATGCAACACAAATCAATTCCATGATGTGCATGTTCTGTGCTGATGGCCGAAAAAAGATCCTTGATGTTTCAATCCCTAGTCTTCGCCGCCTGCCAGTCCCTGAATGCGAGCTGATAATGATGGAATGTTGCTCAACAAAATGCAGTTTTAAGCCTGATTTAAATTGAGTTCAAAAAGTGACAGAGAAGTAACTTTAATCACTCAGAGCAGAGATGCACATCGCAGAGACATACTGAAGCAGACACTTCGGGTGCCAGGTGTACATAATTACTAATGAAATGTCTTATTCCAGTGGTTTAGCTGAAAATGAACACTATTCATCCAAACAGTAGCAGGTGGATTCAAGTGACAGCCACTAGCCAAGAACTCAGTTATTCATTGTCAGCTGTCCCTCAATtcgaggatggcacggtggcacagtggttagcactgctgcctcacagcgccagggacccaggttcaattccagccttgggtcactgtctgtgtttgcacgttctccccgtgactgcgtgggtttcctccgggtgctccggtttcttcccacactccaaagatgtgcgggttaggtggattgaccatgctaaaattgccccttagtttcagggggactagctagggtaaatgcatggggttatcgggatagggcctgggtgggattgtggtcggtgcagactcgatgggccggatggcctcctgcactgtaggattctatgatctaattaAAGTCATCAAAGCTATGAGGTTAAGTTAAGCTAACCGATTTCACAACCAATGAATCAGATCTAAATTCTGCAATCCTTCCACATCcggtcgtgaatggtggtggacaattaaacaactccacaaatatccccatcctcagtgatgggggagcccagtacatcagtgcaaaagataaggctgaagcattcgcaacaatcttcagccagaagtgccaattggatgatccatctcagcctcctccggagatccccagcatcacagatgtcagtcttcagtcaattcaattcGCTCCATATGATACCAAGGAATGGCTGAatgtactggatactgcaaaggctatggaccctcaTAATATTCCGGCAACAGTACTGAAGgcttatgctccagaacttgccacatccctagccaagctgttccagtacagctacaacactgccatctacctgggaatgtggaaaattgtccaggtatgtcttaTCAAGTTAGACAAAtccaatggggcggcatggtggcacagtggttagcactgttgcttcacagtgccagggacccctggttcaattcccggcttgggtcactgtctgtatgaagtttgtacgttctccccgtgtctgtgtgggtttcctccaggtactccggttttcttccacattccaaaggtgtgcaggttaggttgattggccatgctaaattgccccttagtgtcaggggattagcaggataaatatgtggggttacagggataaggcttgggtgggattgttgtcggtgcaggctcgatgggccaaatggtctccttctgcactgtaggaattttatgaatcTAGTCAATTGCCACCTCATTAGTCTACTtttaatcatcagcaaagtgatggaaggggtcattgacagtGTTATCCAGccgcatttactcagcaataacctgctcactgacattcagtttgggttctgccagggctgcccacatcccatgaatgggtATAAAAAAGGTTAAGTGGCATACTTATGCCACCACATAAAACAATGAGTGCTGATAATGTTGATTGGAACTTTCTATTCATTGTTCTTGCAGGTGTACTGGATTGGCCCTACCCTTGGTGCTGTCCTTGGTGGTATTTCTTACGAGTTCTTTTTTGCCTCCAGCGCCTCCCAGGAAAAGCTCATTGCCTGTATCACCTGCAAAGATATTGAGATTGTGGAAACAGCCAGCGTGTCCCGTTCATCATTACTGACAGTCACGCAGTCTGCAATGCGAGCAAAACAGACTGCAAAAGTGCAGGACCACAGTTAAAGTTAATATGATACATTTGTTTCACTGACCTATATAGATAGCCGGGATTACTTTTCTTGAATTTGAGCTAGAGACATGGTTGTCACAAATATTAACAATTAGTGTTAGCACCCCTGGTAGTTCTGTTGGTGAGTGCACTGGGTAGTGTGGCTCTGATGCATACAGTTCAGAAATCCCCAAGTTCAAAACCCCCAGTGCGTGCTGAGTTAGTTGATCTCACAAAGCCATCATTTGGGACATTACTATTGCTGTCAGGGCCTCTGGGTTAaggaggacacagtaagaagtctcacaacaccaggttaaagttcaacaggtttatttggtagcaaataccataagctttcggaggatgtcccgaggcatggtacattggggaaaccatgcagacgctacgacaacggatgaatgaacaccgctcgactatcaccaggcaagactgttctcttcctgtgggggagcacttcagcagtcacgggcattcagccttggatcttcaggtaagcgttctccaaggcggccttcacgacacacgacagcgcagagtcgctgagcagaaactgatagccaagttccacacacatgaggacggcctaaaccgggatgttggatttatgtcacattatcagtaacccccacagcttgcctcctgggcttgcagaatctcaccagctgttctgtctggagacaatacacatctctttaacctgtgtttaatgttccctccacccacattgtctgtacctttaagacctggctggttgtaggattcgcattctaatcagtattctgcaacttgattttgtgtctgtttgcactgtttgagagcacatttccactccatctgacgaaggagcagtgctccgaaagcttatggtatttgctaccaaataaacctgttggactttaacctggtgttgtgagacttcttactgtgtttaccccagtccaacgccggcacctccacatcttaAGGAGGACAGCCAGGTTCTTACTCCTCTTTATTAGAAAGTACATATATGAACATCAGGTTGGCTGTGATTCTGCCATGgttgaatgtcatgatgtggagatgccggcgttgtgctggggtaaacacagtaagaagtctaacaacaccaggttaaagtccaacaggtttatttggtagcaaacttaataaacctgttggactttaacctggtgttgttagacttcttacatggTTGAATGTCCCACTAACACAGGCCATGCCTGTGCAAAAATATGCTGGCCTCATCCAATAATGCAAAGTCAGCTCATTTAGATATTTTTCTGGTAGTCTCAACACAAAGCTCACAGAACCGCATCCCAGCATCATTGAAACATAGCCCGACAAGAGCTCTATATTTTCAGAACAGAAAACAAAAATTGGATGGAAAGTAAGGGAAGCTCATGTATCTTTATGTTTGTATCTCATCAGATTTCGGATTTGCTTTTGATACGGGCAGTGGGAGATATaagctgtaaaaaaaaagtttctgTTGAAAACCCTTCCAAACACAACAGAAAACTCTACAAAATAATCGCGATTAAAGAAGAATATATTTTGCTGCACATTATATCCCCATTAAAACGAATCCTTGGAAGCCAATTAATTTCCATGTTTATAACAAGGTCATTTAACTTGATAAATTGGCTAACCTGAACACAGTGACTGTAAAAATATTCCGTTGTGTGACTGCTGTCCTTTTACCATTTAGTATATTTTTTGTCAGCAAAAGTTTAAGTCAAAATCTAAAATTTTATTTTGACTTTGTTCCTCTGGTCCTGTGTGGGACGATGGAGAGCAAGACTCAGCCACTAGCCCCGTCCCATCGCAATCTCTTGTGCTCCAGCCCAGGTGATGTCCCACCCTTGAAAGTCCTCCAGGTCTCCTTAGGTTGGCCTTAtaactaaaaacagaaactgtcggaaatactcagcaggtcaggcagcatttttagagagagaaacagagttaatgaccattccaaaaaaaaaggaaggttgtcgacctgaaacgttaactctgcttctctctccacagatgctgcctgacctgctgagaatttccaattccagcagccgcagtagtTTGATTTTTGTCCAATTTGGTGTTATTCTGCCACCTTCCAAAGATGAGGAGGGTTATGTGATAAAGACAGAAATTCTGTGATCATATCATGGGGCTGATGAGCAATCTGAACATGGAGGCCAATGATATCAATCCTTCAAAAGAAAAGCTCAAAAAATAGTGTGTACACAACCCCAATTAGTCAATCCCTTTCCATCTCTCCCAAATATTAATGTTTCCTTTCAACAACATTACAAATGCATTGACATTTCTTTATAATGATTGGGCCAGATTATACTACAGTATACATTCCCGATCCCAGACAGGATGGTTTTCGTTTTGACGCCGTGTATTTCTGGAACATTCCAAAATTTGTTAACATTTCTTTCAACACAAAACCCATTCAATCTTATTAAGAACGACCTGTGGATCAAAGTTGTCTTCATCTCTCTGAAAGTGAAGAGCACCAATTATTTCAGTGCATCTTGCCCATAATGGTTATTCGTAAAGCAGTTCTGGCATCCTTTTCTGCTTCATGAGGTTTGATGCAATCTCATAATTGTCCCAAATTCTCTTGAAACTTTTCCAGATGTTAGCTAGATTACTGGCCGGTAATTATCCAAATTTCTTTCGTTTGGCTCGATTGAActtgcccccaccacactcttgggccgtgtgttccagatcctaaccacttgctgcttcaaaatgtttttccttaaaccagtgtcctctcgttcttgatccttctgccaatgggaacagtttcaccCGGTCCACAGTCCAgagccctcataattttgaacacctcgatgaAATCTCCTCttactcttctccaaggagaacagcctcagcttctccaatctgtcgTGTAACTGAAGGACCTCATCTCTTGAACCATTCTTCTGAATCTtatttgcactctctctaataccTTCACATTCTTACAACTGGcatggcagcatagtggttatgatgtggagatgccggcgttggactggggtaaacacagtaagaagtttaacaacaccaggttaaagtaaagctaccaaataaacctgttggactttaaccgagcATAATAGTtagcagggcggcatggtggcacagtggttagcactgctgcctcacagcgccagggatccggattcgattcatggcttgggtcactgtctgtgtggaatttgtacgttctccccgtgtctgtatgggtttcctccaggtgctccggtttccttccacagtctgaaagacgtgctggttaggcgcatcgacccaaacaggcgtcggagtgtggcggctaggggaatttcatagtaacttcattgcagtgttaatgtaagccttacttgtgactaataaataaacttgtaactTTAAAACCGATCTCTGGGCAAGGTTCCCAAATTTACTACCCTCCATTCCCGATGTGGGAAGTATCTCAGCACAAGCTCCAATTTCTTAAATTCCAGATGTGATACCCTCAAATGATCATGGGTGAGGAGGGACAATCTGcctccctttctttattcaacccctATGGCTGGTCGCaacaaaattatttcaaaaaGGATCCCTTTCCTTGCAGAGACCTTTTCCCAGTCCCAATGTATTTATGTTTAAAAGGAGCCAGTTTAACTAGGTTTTCATTAATTAAATAAAGAGCAAGTTTATCAGTTACTAAACACAAGGAAAATAAtaaaacacatgcacacagattagaaatgagaagtgaaTCCAAAAACAGGTTAAAAAAATAAGAGTGGGTCTTTGACTTGTCTGTGAGGAATAGATGGTGAAATGTTGTGGCCGTTAAGATTTGAGATTTCAGTAACAATGACTCCCGCAGTTGAATAGTTGGGTTCGAGGTGCCAAGCTTCTGCAGTTTAGCTGAGGAATTGTCCTGCTTCCTTTTCATCTGTTTCTTTGCTGTCTTGGCTTGcttcagcaatcagagagagagcaagactttTATTTTACCTGCCAGAGCAGGGTTAACCACTGCTGTCTTTCCTTGCTTCTgtgtcacacactctgacacatccAGCATTAGTCTACACTGACCAAGATTGCAGGTGGCCTTTTGTGTATTCCTGGAAAAGGGGAGAACACACAACAGGTCAGGGACATAACTTACAGGATATGATTACATTATCTCCACAGGGGATTACAGTCAGTTGTTTTGGCCCTTTGATATGCCCCTGTCTGGGAAAAGGATACGATATTCCATTGTCTCTCAGGACTTTGTATTATCCACACAGGAAATTCTCAGACAGTCACTGAATTTACATTCTCAGAATTTACATTTTCAGCCATATGTCCATTTTAAAAAACACGTCTTATTTAAAAGTTCAACATGTATGTATGTAACTTGGAGTTTTACTCCATCATCATGtcaacatccttcctaaaatgtggtgcccagagctTGACACAGCActctagctgaggccaaaacagtgttttatacaggtttatcataacttccttgcttttgtactcttatGATCACATTTATAAAGCCCAGATGACCATATGTTTAACTGATTTCTCAATCTGCCCTGCCGCcttcaatgacttgtgcacaTAAACCCCCAGGACCCTCTGTTCCTGCGCCCCCTTTAAAATTGtcccttttattttatattgcctctctgcATTCTTTCCGTCAAAATGCGTCACTTCACCCTTTTCTGCCATTTGTCCACACATTCCACCGGCCTGGAATCTGCTTGCAAATGTGATCCTCTTTCTTTTGCATTAGTTGGTGACCTATTGAATGCACCGACTAGCATAATAACATTGTCAATTCGTGATTAAATGTGTTCCTGGAAGTTTTGTCACATGACTTTCTCCCACAAaggttggcaaatcatgttgcagctatataaaagttTTCATATTCTCATAGACCTGGTCATAAGCATTCTAAGACTTCTTTCAACTGTTTTGCTTTCTGATGAAAGCATGAAGCAGGATCCACAGTAACGTACATTAAATGCAGGCCTATTAAATAGGATttgttgaaataaaaaaaataatataACATCCTTTTTAGCCCTGTGAGTGCTGGTGAATAAAGGACAAATTTGAAATGATCAGAAAATTGGAATAGTTATTACCGTATCAAACCATCACCATAAATGTCATTGGGAGCTGTAAAAACTGTTCtcccattatagaatcatagaatccctgcagtgcagaaggaggccatttggtccatcgagtctgcatcgaccacaatcccacccagcccctatccccacaatccgaCTAACCTCCtgaactcaggggcaattttagcatggccaatccacctaacccgcacatctttggactgtgggaggaaaccggagcacccggaggaaacccacgcagacacagggagaatgtgcaaaatccacacagacagtgaccacagacagctggaatcgaacccaggtccctggcgctgtgaggcagcagtgctaaccactgtgccactgtgccgccctatatgaATTGTAGTAAGGGTGTGGGATATTGAGCagcattgcactggagggaggggTGTGGAACTATCAAATAATGTTGGAGTTAGATCTGATATAT
This genomic interval carries:
- the LOC144481827 gene encoding aquaporin-4: MSLREELRSRRFWRSVLAELVGSLVLVAVILGASAPGQEDGVPVLMQVAVAAGFSAVSLIHCFGEISGAQVNPAVTLAFLCTRKLDFLQFVSYILAQCLGAVIGSGIIYMSLPIKSTSRHLVNMINKDGNAGQALAMEIFATFQLVFTIFAMDDHRRREVGESGSLAIAFSLTAGILASGKFSGGSLNPARSLGPAIITGFWEHHWVYWIGPTLGAVLGGISYEFFFASSASQEKLIACITCKDIEIVETASVSRSSLLTVTQSAMRAKQTAKVQDHS